DNA from Micromonospora nigra:
GTGGTCCGGATCCGGCCCTACCTGCGCTCGTCCGGCCCGGCCGGCGACGCGGGTCGGGCGGGCGCGCCGACGGCCGGCGGACCGGACCCGGAGTCCGACGGCCCCACCGGGCCCCGACCGTTCGTGCTGACCGCCGGACGGGTCGCCGGGGCGGACCCGGCGATCGGGTTGGAAACCCAGGTCACGGCCCGGGCCACGACCGGATCGTCCCTGCTCACCCCCGAGTCCCAGGCGATCGTCGCGCTGTGCGGCGAGCCGATCTCGGTCGCGGAGATCTCCGCGAAGACCCGCCTGCAGTTCGGCGTCACCCGGGTCCTGGTGGGCGACCTGCGCGCCGCCGGGCACCTGGACGTGCACGTCAGCGACGTCGACGACGCGCTCGACCCCGACATCATCCTGCGAGTGATTGATGGACTCCGTGCGATCTCCTGACTGGCCGGTGGTCCCGCTGGGCGGGCTGACCGCCAACAGCGCCACCGCCCGCTACGGCGGGTCGACCCCGCCCCCACCCGCCGTCGGCCGGGCGGCGCCACCACCGGCCACCGGGCCGGCCGCCGCACCGCCCACGGCACCGCCGATCCCGGTCAAGATCCTGGTCGCGGGTGGCTTCGGGGTCGGCAAGACCACCACGGTCGGCTCGATCTCCGAGATCTCCCCGCTGACCACCGAGGCGGAGATGACCAGCGCCGGGATCGGCGTGGACGACCCCGGTTCCCGGGCCGACAAGACCACCACCACCGTCGCCATGGACTTCGGGCGGGTCACCATCGACCGCAGCCTCAAGCTGTACCTGTTCGGCACGCCGGGGCAGGCCCGGTTCGGGTTCATGTGGGACGACCTGGCGCGGGGTGCCCTCGGCGCACTGGTCGTGGTGGACTCCGCCCGACTCGACGACTGCTACCCGGCGATCGACTTCTTCGAGCAGGCGGGACTGCCCTTCGTGGTGGGAGTCAACGCCTTCGACGGCAGGCTGGCGCACGATCTCCCGTCGATCCGGTGGGCACTGGCCATCGGCGAACACGTGCCCCTGGTTCGGTTCGACGCCCGGGACCGGCTGTCGGTGCGGGACGCCCTGCTGGTCGTGCTCGACCGGGCCCTGGACCGGGCCACCGGGGGCAGGGACGCCTGACCCTGGTCAGGCAGGTGACCGGGGCGGCTAGGGTCGGGCGGTGGCGCAACCCGACCTGATCCTGACCGCGCGCCTGCGGCCGGCCGCGCTGGACGCCCGACGGGGCGTCGTCCGGCTGCACCCGGAGGTGCTCACCGCGCTGGCCCTCCGCCCCGGCGACCCGGTCCGCCTGACCGGCCGGCGGGTCACCGCCGGCATCGTCGCGGCGGCCGGGCCGACCGCCGCCCCCGCCCTGCTGCACGCCGACGACCTGCTGCTGGGCAACCTCGGGGTGCGCGACGGCGGGCAGGTGACGGTGAGCCCGCTCCCCGTCGTCGCCGCCCGGCGGGTGGTCCTCGCCGGCCCGGCCGGGGTCGTCGCGGCGGTCTCCCCCGAGATGCTGCGACTCGCCCTGCTCGGCAAGGCGGTGACCGCCGGTGACGACGTCTCGCTGCTGCCGCAGGACGTGCAGCCGGACGCCTCCACCCGTTCCCTGGTGGAGGCGGCCCGCCGCAGCCTGTCCAGCCGCGTCGGCTACGCCTGGACCAGCACCCTGCTGCGGGTGGTGGCCGCCGAACCGGGCCCCGGTGCCCTGGTCACCATGGACACGCTGGTCGGCTGGGAGCACGGCCCCGCCACGCACGGCCCCGACGGCGCGCGGCCGACCGAGGCAGGACGGCCGACCGGCGCAGGACGGCCGACGAACCACGCCCCGGGCGGCGGTGCCGGCGGCGCGGCGACCGCATCCCGGGGCCGGGCCGACCCGGGGGTCGCGGCGGCGGACGGTCGCGACGCCGTCGGGACCGCTCCCGCCGATGCCGACGCCCCCTCCCTGGAGGACCTGCCCGGCCTGCGCAGCCAGGCGCAGGAGCTGACCGAACTGCTCGATCTGGGCTTCCACCACAGGGAGGTGCTGGGGCGGCTGGGCACCACCGTCTCGCTCGGGGTGCTGCTCGCCGGGCCTGCCGGCTCCGGCAAGTCCGCGCTGGTCCGGGCCGTCGCGGCCCGGGTAGGGGCCCGGATCCGGCCGGTGTGGGCACCCGAGGTGGCCGCGCTGACCAACACCGCCGCCGCCGAACGGCTGCGCGCCGCCGCCGCCGACGTGACCGGCGACGGGCCGGCGGTGCTGCTGGTGACCGATGTCGAGGCGCTGGCCCCGGCGGAGGAGGCCGGCCCGGTGGCGACCGTGTTCCGCCAGGTGCTGGCGGAGACCGTACGGGCCGGAGCGGCGGTGGTCTGCACGACCGGCCGCCCGGAGGCCGTCGACCCGGCGCTACGCGCGCCGGACCTGCTGTCGCTGCGGATCACCGTCCCGCTGCCCGATCCGGCGCTGCGCCGCGAGCAACTGGGCGTGCTGACCCGGCAGGTGCCGCTGGCCGAGGACGTCCGGCTGGACGAGGTGGCGGGCCGTACGCCCGGGTTCGTCGCCGCCGACCTGGCCGCGCTGGTGCGGGAGGCCGGCGTGCGGGCGGCGCTGCGGCAGAAGTCGGCCGAGACGCCGACGGTGGCGATGGCCGACTTCACGGCCGCGTTGGAGGTGGTGCGGCCCACCACGATGGCCGGGTCGACGCTGGAACTGGCGTCGGTGACCCTGGACGACGTGGGCGACCTGGTCGAGGTGAAGCAGACCCTGACCGAGTCGGTGCTGTGGCCGCTGACCTACCCGGACACGTTCGCCCGGCTCGGGGTGCAGCCGCCGCGCGGCGTGCTGCTCTACGGCCCACCGGGCTGCGGCAAGACGTATCTGGTCACCGCGTTGGCCGGGTCGGGGCGGGCGAACGTGCTCTCGGTCAAGGGCGCGGAGCTGATGTCGAAGTGGGTCGGTGAGAGCGAACGTGCCGTGCGGGAGCTGTTCCGCCGGGCCCGGGAGGCCGCGCCGACGCTGATCTTCCTCGACGAGGTCGACGCCCTGGCACCGGTACGCGGCCAGGCCACCGACGGGGGCACCGCCGACCGGGTGGTGGCCGCGCTGCTGACCGAGCTGGACGGGATCGAGGCGCTGCGCAACGTGGTGGTCGTCGGCGCGACGAACCGACCCGACCTGGTCGACCCGGCCCTGCTGCGCCCCGGCCGGCTGGAACGGCTGGTGTACGTGCCGCCGCCGGACGGTCCGGCCCGGGTGGAGATCCTCCGGGCCGCCTCCCGGGGCGTGCCGTTCGCCCCGGACGTCGACCTGTCCACGCTGGGCGAGGAGCTGGACGGCTTCTCGGCGGCGGACTGCGCGGCGCTGGTCCGCGAGTCCGCGTTGGCCGCCATGCGCGAGTCGCTGTCCGCGTCCACGGTCACCGGCGCGCACCTGGCCGCCGCCCGGTCCCGGGTCCGGCCGTCGCTGGATCCGGCCCAGGTCGCCTGGCTGGCGGCGTACGCACA
Protein-coding regions in this window:
- a CDS encoding DUF742 domain-containing protein, whose amino-acid sequence is MTSDVGGADPDPVVRIRPYLRSSGPAGDAGRAGAPTAGGPDPESDGPTGPRPFVLTAGRVAGADPAIGLETQVTARATTGSSLLTPESQAIVALCGEPISVAEISAKTRLQFGVTRVLVGDLRAAGHLDVHVSDVDDALDPDIILRVIDGLRAIS
- a CDS encoding GTP-binding protein, with translation MDSVRSPDWPVVPLGGLTANSATARYGGSTPPPPAVGRAAPPPATGPAAAPPTAPPIPVKILVAGGFGVGKTTTVGSISEISPLTTEAEMTSAGIGVDDPGSRADKTTTTVAMDFGRVTIDRSLKLYLFGTPGQARFGFMWDDLARGALGALVVVDSARLDDCYPAIDFFEQAGLPFVVGVNAFDGRLAHDLPSIRWALAIGEHVPLVRFDARDRLSVRDALLVVLDRALDRATGGRDA
- a CDS encoding AAA family ATPase; the protein is MAQPDLILTARLRPAALDARRGVVRLHPEVLTALALRPGDPVRLTGRRVTAGIVAAAGPTAAPALLHADDLLLGNLGVRDGGQVTVSPLPVVAARRVVLAGPAGVVAAVSPEMLRLALLGKAVTAGDDVSLLPQDVQPDASTRSLVEAARRSLSSRVGYAWTSTLLRVVAAEPGPGALVTMDTLVGWEHGPATHGPDGARPTEAGRPTGAGRPTNHAPGGGAGGAATASRGRADPGVAAADGRDAVGTAPADADAPSLEDLPGLRSQAQELTELLDLGFHHREVLGRLGTTVSLGVLLAGPAGSGKSALVRAVAARVGARIRPVWAPEVAALTNTAAAERLRAAAADVTGDGPAVLLVTDVEALAPAEEAGPVATVFRQVLAETVRAGAAVVCTTGRPEAVDPALRAPDLLSLRITVPLPDPALRREQLGVLTRQVPLAEDVRLDEVAGRTPGFVAADLAALVREAGVRAALRQKSAETPTVAMADFTAALEVVRPTTMAGSTLELASVTLDDVGDLVEVKQTLTESVLWPLTYPDTFARLGVQPPRGVLLYGPPGCGKTYLVTALAGSGRANVLSVKGAELMSKWVGESERAVRELFRRAREAAPTLIFLDEVDALAPVRGQATDGGTADRVVAALLTELDGIEALRNVVVVGATNRPDLVDPALLRPGRLERLVYVPPPDGPARVEILRAASRGVPFAPDVDLSTLGEELDGFSAADCAALVRESALAAMRESLSASTVTGAHLAAARSRVRPSLDPAQVAWLAAYAQQRAG